In Hermetia illucens chromosome 1, iHerIll2.2.curated.20191125, whole genome shotgun sequence, one genomic interval encodes:
- the LOC119647221 gene encoding uncharacterized protein LOC119647221 isoform X1 produces MQIFSNATATCNTTTAHHISPIVQIDENTILINDNNARIIENGSEMATNGTFLLIHSNDVHINGTLYPVTSRKPRMEPQTPSVFNLKNLQKIDQMTDQFEAKKKKKTSNWFAAAIFGFTMLTMTGSVCYCRYKRRENHEVIIPPVQFNNDERMQLILKTINSNLQQIRDESA; encoded by the coding sequence ATGCAGATTTTCAGTAACGCCACAGCCACGTGCAACACCACGACAGCCCACCACATTTCACCAATTGTACAAATCGACGAGAATACAATACTCATCAACGACAACAATGCAAGGATCATCGAGAACGGTAGCGAGATGGCTACTAACGGAACTTTCCTCCTTATTCACTCGAATGACGTACACATAAATGGCACGCTATATCCAGTAACATCCAGGAAGCCGAGAATGGAACCACAGACACCGAGCGTTTTCAACCTAAAGAATTTACAAAAGATCGATCAAATGACAGACCAGTttgaagcgaaaaaaaaaaaaaaaacaagtaactGGTTTGCAGCTGCTATTTTCGGATTCACAATGTTGACAATGACGGGATCAGTGTGCTACTGCAGGTACAAGCGCCGCGAGAATCATGAGGTCATCATACCCCCAGTCCAATTCAACAACGACGAGAGAATGCagctcatcctgaaaaccatcaatagcaacTTACaacagattcgggacgaatctgCTTAA
- the LOC119647221 gene encoding uncharacterized protein LOC119647221 isoform X2 translates to MLILNATATCNTTTAHHISPIVQIDENTILINDNNARIIENGSEMATNGTFLLIHSNDVHINGTLYPVTSRKPRMEPQTPSVFNLKNLQKIDQMTDQFEAKKKKKTSNWFAAAIFGFTMLTMTGSVCYCRYKRRENHEVIIPPVQFNNDERMQLILKTINSNLQQIRDESA, encoded by the exons ATGTTAATCct TAACGCCACAGCCACGTGCAACACCACGACAGCCCACCACATTTCACCAATTGTACAAATCGACGAGAATACAATACTCATCAACGACAACAATGCAAGGATCATCGAGAACGGTAGCGAGATGGCTACTAACGGAACTTTCCTCCTTATTCACTCGAATGACGTACACATAAATGGCACGCTATATCCAGTAACATCCAGGAAGCCGAGAATGGAACCACAGACACCGAGCGTTTTCAACCTAAAGAATTTACAAAAGATCGATCAAATGACAGACCAGTttgaagcgaaaaaaaaaaaaaaaacaagtaactGGTTTGCAGCTGCTATTTTCGGATTCACAATGTTGACAATGACGGGATCAGTGTGCTACTGCAGGTACAAGCGCCGCGAGAATCATGAGGTCATCATACCCCCAGTCCAATTCAACAACGACGAGAGAATGCagctcatcctgaaaaccatcaatagcaacTTACaacagattcgggacgaatctgCTTAA